CCGACGGCGCCAGCTCCGCGTGGGAGGCGAATCCCCAGGTTCCGTTCACGATCACCCGCACCGCCAAGCCGACCTCACGGCTGACGACCGCGGTCTCCAGCTCCCCGTCGCGCAGCTGGACGGTCTCGGTGCTGATGCGGTGTATGCGCAGGTCGGCATGGCTGGCCCCAGCCGCGGTGGCCGCCGAGAGTGCGGCCTCGGCGAGCTGCAGGCGCGGCAGGTCCAGGAAGTCAGGATCGATCCCCTGGTTCGGTGTCACGGCTCCACCGTAACCATCGCGCGTTACGGCCCGCTTTAATACCTCCATGGCCGGCGCCGCCCGACAGCCCCGCTCCCCCGCGCTGGGCTACGCCTTGCTGGCGCCCAGCCTGTTCGGCGTGCTGGCCTTTCTGCTGCTGCCGATCCTGGTCGTGATCTGGCTCAGCCTCTGCCGATGGGACCTGCTCGGCCCCCTGCACTATGTGGGTTTCGCCAACTGGCGCTCGGTGCTGACCGACGCCGGCTTCGGCAACTCGCTACTCGTCACGACCGGGTTCGTGGCCATCGTGGTCCCGGCGCAGACGGTCCTGGGGTTGCTGGCCGCGACGATGCTGGCCCGGCAGCTCCCGGGCACCGGCCTGTTCCGCACGCTGTACGTGCTGCCGTGGATCTGCGCGCCCCTGGCCATCGCGGTGCTGTGGCGGTGGATCCTGGCCCCCACCGACGGCGCCGTGAGCACCGTGCTGGGACACAGCATCGAATGGCTGTCCGATCCCAGCTTCGCGCTGCCGCTCGTCTCGGCCGTCGTCGTCTGGACCAACGTCGGCTACGTCTCGCTGTCGTTCCTCGCCGGGCTGCTCGCCATCCCCGACGACATCCACGCCGCCGCCCGCACCGACGGCGCCACCGCCTGGCAGCGGTTCCGGCGCATCACGCTGCCCATGCTGCGGCCGACCACGTTCTTCGTCCTGGTCACCGGGATCGTCAGCGCCGCACAGGTTTTCGACACGGTTTACGCGCTGACGGGCGGCGGCCCGGGCGGCAGCACCGACCTGGTGGCGCACCGCATCTACGCCGAGGCGTTCGGGGCGGCGGCGATCGGGCGGGCGTCGGTGATGGCGGTGGTGCTGTTCGTCATCCTGATCGGTGTCACGGCCATGCAACAGCTCTATTTCCGGCGGCGGATCAGCTATGACCTCACCTAGCCGGATCTCGAACGCTCTGATCTACGCCGGGCTGATTATCGGCGCGCTCATCACGTTGGTGCCCTTCCTGCTCGGCCTGCTGACGTCGTTCACGTCGGCGCACCAGTTCGCCACGGGTTCGCCGCTGCAACTGCCGCGACCGCCCACGCTCGCCAACTACACCGACCTCGCCGGGGCGGGCTTCGGCCGCGCGGCGGCGGTGACCGCGTTGATGACGGCGGTGATCCTGGTGGGCCAGCTGACCTTTTCGGTGCTGGCCGCATACGCGTTCGCGCGCCTGGAGTTTCCCGGGCGCGACGCCCTGTTCTGGGTGTACATCGCGACCCTGATGGTGCCGGGCACCGTCACGGTGGTGCCGATGTACCTGATGATGGCACAGCTGGGTCTGCGCAACACCTTCTGGGCGTTGGTGTTGCCCTTCATGTTCGGGTCTCCGTACGCGATCTTCCTGCTGCGCGAGCACTTTCGCATCATCCCGAACGATCTCATCAACGCCGCGCGCCTGGACGGCGCCAATACTTTGGACGTCATCGTGCACGTGATCATCCCGTCCAGCCGCCCGGTGCTGGCGGCATTGACGTTGATCACGGTGGTGTCGCAGTGGAACAACTTCATGTGGCCGTTGGTGATCACGAGTGGGCACCGGTGGCGGGTGCTGACCGTGGCGACGGCGGATCTGCAGTCACGGTTCAATTCACAGTGGACGTTGGTGATGGCGGCGACAACGGTCGCGATCGTGCCGCTGATCGCGTTGTTCGCGCTGTTCCAGCGTCACATCGTCGCGTCGATCATCGTGTCGGGGCTCAAATGAGCGAATTGCGCGTCGCCCAGATCGCGGAAGTGGCCGTGATTTTCGGTGATCAGCAACCTCGGCAACCTCGGCGCGTTGAGGCTGAAGCGTTCCGCCCGCCCGCCGAGATTGCGGCGATGGCTGCCATTTGGGCGGTAGCGCGACCACCCCGGCGATTTCGTCGCACATGATGAGCAGGCCACGCTTGTCCACCCTGGCCGCCGCGGCGGTCGCGCTCGTCGCCGCCTTGTTGGCGGCCGCGGCGGTGCTGCTCGACTACTCCGGCACGCCCCACGGCAAGACGGTGGTGACGGTGCGGATCTGGGCCGACCAGATCGCCGCCGCCTACCGGCAGTCGTTCGAGGCGTTCACCAGGCGCCACCCGGACATCGATGTGCATGTCAACCTGGTCGCGTACTCGACCTACTTCAACACCCTGCGCACCGACGTGGCCGGCGGCAGCGCCGATGACATCTTCTGGATGTCCAACGCCTACCTCGCGGCGTACGCCGACAGCGGACGGCTGATGAGAATCGACAGGGCGCCGGGCTGGGAGCCGGCGGTGGTCGACCAGTTCACCCGTGGCGGCGCGCTGTGGGGGGTGCCGCAGCTGACCGACGCCGGCATCGCGGTCTACTACAACGCGGACCTGCTCAAGGCAGCGGGCATCGATCCCGCCGAGCTGAACGATGTGCGCTGGAGCCCCGGCCCCGACGACACACTGCGCCCGGTGCTGGCCCGCCTCACCCTCGACGAGAACGGAAACGCCGAAGGCACTGGGCATTTCAATCCAGGGCGCGTCCGCCAGTGGGGTTACAACGCGGCCAACGACCCGCAGGGCATCTACCTCAACTACATCGGCTCGGCCGGCGGGGTGTTCCAGCGCGGCGACCGGTTCGCCTTCGCCAACCCCGGGGCCGTCCAGGCCTTCCGCTATCTGGTCGGCCTGATCAACAACGACCACGTCGCGCCGCCCGCCTCGGACACCAACGATAACGGCGACTTCTCCCGCAACCAATTC
This genomic window from Mycobacterium saskatchewanense contains:
- a CDS encoding carbohydrate ABC transporter permease, encoding MAGAARQPRSPALGYALLAPSLFGVLAFLLLPILVVIWLSLCRWDLLGPLHYVGFANWRSVLTDAGFGNSLLVTTGFVAIVVPAQTVLGLLAATMLARQLPGTGLFRTLYVLPWICAPLAIAVLWRWILAPTDGAVSTVLGHSIEWLSDPSFALPLVSAVVVWTNVGYVSLSFLAGLLAIPDDIHAAARTDGATAWQRFRRITLPMLRPTTFFVLVTGIVSAAQVFDTVYALTGGGPGGSTDLVAHRIYAEAFGAAAIGRASVMAVVLFVILIGVTAMQQLYFRRRISYDLT
- a CDS encoding carbohydrate ABC transporter permease, producing the protein MTSPSRISNALIYAGLIIGALITLVPFLLGLLTSFTSAHQFATGSPLQLPRPPTLANYTDLAGAGFGRAAAVTALMTAVILVGQLTFSVLAAYAFARLEFPGRDALFWVYIATLMVPGTVTVVPMYLMMAQLGLRNTFWALVLPFMFGSPYAIFLLREHFRIIPNDLINAARLDGANTLDVIVHVIIPSSRPVLAALTLITVVSQWNNFMWPLVITSGHRWRVLTVATADLQSRFNSQWTLVMAATTVAIVPLIALFALFQRHIVASIIVSGLK
- a CDS encoding ABC transporter substrate-binding protein, whose protein sequence is MSRPRLSTLAAAAVALVAALLAAAAVLLDYSGTPHGKTVVTVRIWADQIAAAYRQSFEAFTRRHPDIDVHVNLVAYSTYFNTLRTDVAGGSADDIFWMSNAYLAAYADSGRLMRIDRAPGWEPAVVDQFTRGGALWGVPQLTDAGIAVYYNADLLKAAGIDPAELNDVRWSPGPDDTLRPVLARLTLDENGNAEGTGHFNPGRVRQWGYNAANDPQGIYLNYIGSAGGVFQRGDRFAFANPGAVQAFRYLVGLINNDHVAPPASDTNDNGDFSRNQFLAGRMALFQSGTYNLAPVARDARFHWGVAMMPAGPVGRVSVTNGIAAVGNSATMHRDAVREVLAWMGSAEGNAYLGRRGDAIPAVLAAQPVYFDYWAGRGVDVTPFFAVLKGPRIPAPGGAGFPAGETALQPYFDEMFLGRGDVATTLSRAQAAANAAARR